One window of the Saccopteryx leptura isolate mSacLep1 chromosome 9, mSacLep1_pri_phased_curated, whole genome shotgun sequence genome contains the following:
- the COX7A1 gene encoding cytochrome c oxidase subunit 7A1, mitochondrial isoform X1 produces the protein MSLDLGPWNVSQALIRSFSSSARNRMENRVAEKQKLFQANNDLPVHLKGGGTDNILYRVTMALCLGGTAYTLYCLGWASFPHKK, from the exons gttTCCCAGGCATTGATTCGCTCCTTCAGCTCATCCGCCCGGAACCGCATGGAGAACAGAGTGGCTGAGAAACAGAAACTCTTCCAG GCGAACAATGACCTCCCGGTGCACTTGAAAGGCGGGGGAACCGACAACATTCTGTACCGAGTGACCATGGCGCTGTGTCTGGGAG GCACGGCCTACACCCTCTATTGCCTTGGCTGGGCTTCCTTCCCCCACAAGAAGTGA
- the COX7A1 gene encoding cytochrome c oxidase subunit 7A1, mitochondrial isoform X2 yields the protein MKAMRVSQALIRSFSSSARNRMENRVAEKQKLFQANNDLPVHLKGGGTDNILYRVTMALCLGGTAYTLYCLGWASFPHKK from the exons gttTCCCAGGCATTGATTCGCTCCTTCAGCTCATCCGCCCGGAACCGCATGGAGAACAGAGTGGCTGAGAAACAGAAACTCTTCCAG GCGAACAATGACCTCCCGGTGCACTTGAAAGGCGGGGGAACCGACAACATTCTGTACCGAGTGACCATGGCGCTGTGTCTGGGAG GCACGGCCTACACCCTCTATTGCCTTGGCTGGGCTTCCTTCCCCCACAAGAAGTGA